The nucleotide window GTCGAGCGGACGTCCGCGCAGCCGCGCGGTGTAGGTCCCCTCGTCGATCACGAGTTCACCCAGGGTGACCTTGCCCGAGGACTCCTCGGCCGCGACCCCGCGGGTGCGCACCACGAGCAGGCGCAGCCGGGCGTCGAGCTCCGCGGGACCGGTCCCCGGCAGCAGGAATTCGTCGATACCCCAGTCCGCGTTGACCGCGACCAGCCCACCCTCGGTCAGCACCGCCGCAACCGGCACCGAGGAGCCGGTACTGCCCAACAGCCGGCACAGTCCACGAGCTGCGGCCAGATCGGCGCGCGCGTCGACCAGCGCCACATCGGCGTTCCCCGCCTCCATGAGTGACGACACCTCGGTCGGAGCGGTCCTCACCGTATGCGCGAGGAGCGACAACGACGGCAAGACCGACTCCGGATTGGGGTCGGCCGTCAACAACAAGAGATCCACCAAGCACTCCGATCTCGTTCGTCCCCGTCCCGGACCATCCAGATCGCTCACCACGACGTGAACGCCACCCCCACATGCGCTCGGCGATTGTTTACGCCGCCTTACCAACGTGTGCGGGATAGGTGACAGAATAGCGCCACCGGGGCGGTTCGCTGTTAACAAGGCGACCTCGACCGCAGGATGACGACGACGGGGAGGGTGATCGGCCGAGTATGCCGCGCATCCGGAAAGTGCTCGTCATCGGCATCGTCGCCGCCCTTGCCGCAGTGGGGGTCGCCGTCGGCGTCGACGTCGGGGCCGCCGTCCGCGGGGAATACCAGCTCTCCCGCGCGATCGCCGAATCCCCCCGCGTGACTTTCGATCCCGAGGTCACCATCGCCGGTTTCCCGTTCACCTCCCAGTCATCCGCCGGTCACTTCGCGGGTGCCACCATCGCCGCGCGGGGCGTCGAACTACCGGGATGCGAGCCGGTTCGCGGTGTCTGCCGGGGTGAGCTGGGTGCCTCGCTCGGCCCGTTCGACGTCGCCGACGGCAGCGGATTCTCCCCGAGTGATGTTCTCCACACCCGCTCGATCTCGGCATACACCCGCCTCGACGCCGTCACCCTCGCCCGGTACCTGCGCATCGTCGACCTGACCGTCAGCACCCCGGGGCCGGACGGCAAGGCCGGTGCGGGTGGCCCCCAGGACGGCACCGTCAGTCGCCAGAGCGGCGTGGTGTTCACCGGTACGGTCGCGCTGCCGCCGCGCGACGGCCTCGATCCCGCCGACCCGCCGTCGGCGTCGGCCTACGACGGGCCGAAGATCCGAGTCAGCGTCTCCGTCGACCTCACCGTCGTCGACGGCGCACTGGACATCCGGGCCACCGGCTTCTACACCGGGCCCGAACGCCACCTCGACGCCGAGGTCCCGCCCGAGATGCGCACCGCGGTACTCGACCGGTTCAGCATGACTCTCCCCCGCCTGCCGATGGCCTGGGATGTCACGGCCGAGCGCGCGGAGAGCTTCGGCGGGGACGTCCAACTGGTCGGCGATTCGGGTCCGGCCGCGGTCCGTCCCGACCGCTTCTGACGCGACCGTCCGAGGAGACTCTGAGCAGTTCAGACGGGTTTCTGGCGGTGTCGGCGCCAAAGCACCCCGGCCGTTGGGTGCGAGATCGGCTCTGTTGTACCCTCGTGGGCATGCAGCAGCGCCGTGAGTACTTGCTCACACGACGCCGGGCGATCGACTTCTGTCGTGTCGCCGACTGTTGTTGTCGCACTCGCCGTTGACGGTGTGACCATCCGTGCTGCGTGAGCAGCCGGTCGCCCACACCGTCGATGAGGACGGGGGCGTCTCCACCGAGGTCTGAATCCTCGATTCCATGCGCCGCCACCCGCGCTCATCATCTCCGCCGAGAACGCGGGAATCCGTCCCGCGCCTCACCGTTCTCCATCATCTCCATCTGATCGACGACCATCACAGATCCACTGGAAAGGACACCGCCATGGCACGTTCCGACGTCCTGGTCAGCACCGAATGGGCTGAGCAGAACCTCAATGCCGACAAGACCGTCTTCGTCGAGGTCGACGAGGACACCTCGGCCTACGACGGCGGCCACATCGCCGGCGCCGTCAAGCTCGACTGGAAGACCGACCTGCAGGATCCGGTCCGCCGCGACTTCGTCGACGCCGAGCAGTTCGGCGCCCTGCTCTCCGAGCGCGGCATCGCCAACGACGACACCGTGATCCTCTACGGCGGCAACAACAACTGGTTCGCCGCCTACGCCTACTGGTACTTCAAGCTGTACGGCCACAACGAGGTCAAGCTGCTCGACGGCGGCCGCAAGAAGTGGGAACTCGACGGTCGCCCGCTGTCCAGCGATGCCGTCAGCCGCCCCGCCACGACCTACAAGGCAGGCGAGCCGGACCTCAGCATCCGCGCCTTCCGCGACGAGGTCGTCGACGCCATCAACGTCAAGAACCTCGTCGACGTGCGCAGCCCTGACGAGTTCTCGGGCAAGATCCTCGCGCCGGCTCACCTCCCGCAGGAGCAGAGCCAGCGTCCCGGCCACATCCCCAGCGCCATCAACGTGCCGTGGAGCAAGGCCGCCAACGAGGACGGCACCTTCAAGTCCGACGAGGAGCTCAAGGAGCTCTACGGCGAGGCCGGCCTCGACGGCTCGAAGGACACCATCGCCTACTGCCGTATCGGCGAGCGCTCGAGCCACACCTGGTTCGTCCTGAAGGAACTGCTCGGCCACCAGAACGTCAAGAACTACGACGGCAGCTGGACCGAATACGGCTCGCTGATCGGCGTCCCGATCGAACTCGGAGAAGGAAAGTAAGAGATATGTGTGCTGCACCCAAGCAGGGACAGAAGCTGCCCGCGGGCGTCGACGTCGAGAAGGAGGTCGTCCTGACCGGACAGGTCACCGACGGCTCGGGCTCGCCCGTCGCCGGCGCCTTCGTCCGTCTGCTCGACTCGACCGGTGAATTCACCGCCGAGGTCGTTGCCTCGCCCACCGGTGACTTCCGCTTCTTCGCCGCCCCCGGCACCTGGACGCTTCGCGCCCTGTCCGCTGTGGGCAACGGCGACGTGACGATCAGTCCCGAGGGCCCCGGCATCCACGAGAAGGACATCACCGTCTCGAAGTGACGCCGATGTCGACCAGACAGCCCGGTCACCGCATCCGCGGTGACCGGGCTGTCTCGTTGCGACCCTGCGGAGGCCCACCCGCCGGCCCGGGGTTAGAATTTCTCTCGTGGTCCTCTTCTTCGAAATCCTGCTGATCCTGGCCGCTGTGCTGATCACCTGGTTCGGTGTCTACACGCTGTACCGCCTGGTGACCGACGAGTCGTGACGTCCGCACCCGGAGGTCCGGCCGCGGACAATCCAGGTCATCCGGAGCCCTCCGATGACGGGTTCGTCGCCGACGCCGAACTCCGCCGGTCCGGCGACGAGGCGATCAGTCAGGCCGAAGCCCGTGCGGCGGAGTCCGGCAGCCGGGAACGCAACATCCCCACCTGGGATGATCTGCCGCTCCCCGCCGACACCGCCAACCTCCGCTTGGGTGCCGATCTCCACCCCGGCCTCCTCGCCCTGCTCCCTCTCGTGGGTGTGTGGCGCGGAGAGGGTGAAGGGCATGATCCCGAGACGGACACCGATTACCACTTCGCACAGCAGATCGTCGTCTCGCACGACGGTCAGAACTTCCTCGCCTGGGAGTCCCGCTCGTGGGTGATCGACGAGGACGCCTCCTATCAACAGCCCGATCTCCGCGAATCCGGATTCTGGCGGATCGGTGAGGACGACTCCATCGAGTTGCTCCTCGCGCACGCCGAGGGATCGATCGAGCTCTTCTATGGCACCCCGCTGAACCAGACCACCTGGGAACTCGCCACCGACGTCGTCATCAAGGCCGAATCCGGCCGACGCACCGGCGGCGCCAAACGCCTGTACGGCCTCGTCGCCGATGGCGACCTCGCCTACGTCGAGGAACGCGTCGACGCCGACGGGGACCTCACCCCGCGACTGTCCGCCAAGCTGCGCCGCCACGTCGGCTGATCGGGCCGGAACCCCCGCGTCGCCGATCCGAGAACGCCATGTACAGATTCCGCTTCGGGAGCGCGCTGTACACCGGCGCCCCGAGCATGACGACGACCGACCCGTAGGCGGTGGCCTCGCCCGGACGTCCCGCCCAGCCGGGATGCACCGTCCCCGACGGCGACATGTACGGTCCGTGCCCGGCCGTACCACCGACACGCCGCCCGACGACCGAGAACACCTCGGCCCGCGCGGCACGTGGGGACAGTTCGAAGCAGACGCGTTCTCCCGGTGGACACTCGACGAAGGTGATGTCGGTCCCGGATCGATGCACCACGCCGATCCAGTCACGGCCTGAGTTGCGCACGACGAACGTCGAGCCGCCCGTGCGGTACTGATACGAGATGCCCGCCGCAGCGGCGTCGAGGATCTGTCTGCCGGAGACACCGCCGTTCCACTCCGCGCTCCACGGGGTGAGATACCGGGCATCGAGAAACTCGCGCCGAGTGGGAATCGGCAGCGTCACCGGCATCACCCGTCCGGACCGCACCCACACCGCGCCGTACAGAACCGGCCGCCCGCCGGTGGTGCGCGGCGCCTGCACATAGGTGAGTGAATCACATTCCGGCAGAACGATTTCCGAGCCGGGAGTCAACGGTTCGAGATACGACGTGCCGTCGGCGAGCAGAACCACCGCGGCGGCATCGCGCACGCCGCGGTTGTGGATGGTGATGCGGTCACCGATGTCGTGGGACGTGCCTTCGGCGTGGAACGACCCCGCGTGGAACAACCCGGCGGCGTGGGGATCGGCGAACTCGAAACGGGGTGGCGACGCCGTCCCGAAGTCCGGATCGCCCGGGGTCCAATAGCGTTCGCCCACGCCGGGTTCATCCCGGTTGCGGTTCGACTCTCCGACCGCCGCGGCGACAGATGTGGCCACCATCGCTCCTTCTCCCTCTCGACGCCTCGACGGGCGCCGTGGACTCTGCTGTCTGACCATTCCAGCTGTTCGGTGCCGAAATCTCGCGAGTACTGCGCTACGCGGATCACCACGTCCGTCGCCGGTGCGCCGGCCTGGCCTACCTGCGCCCGGAGCGGGTTCCGACGGAACCGGGACGCAGGTCGAGCCGTCGCAGCAACTGGGCGTTCAGCGCCACCACCACCGTCGACGCGGACATCAGGATGGCACCGACGCTCATCGGCAGGACGAAGCCGACCGGTGCCAGGATTCCGGCCGCCAAGGGCACCGAGACGAGGTTGTATCCCGCTGCCCACCACAGGTTCTGCCGCATCTTCCGGTAGCCGGCGCGCGACAGCTCGATGACCGACAGGACCGATCGCGGATCGGAGGAGGCCAGGACGACGCCGGCCGAGCCGATCGCCACGTCGGTACCGGCGCCGATGGCGATTCCGACGTCGGCCTGCGCGAGGGCGGGGGCGTCGTTGACCCCGTCGCCGACCATGGCGACGCGATGTCCCTCTTGCTGCAGCTCGCCGACGATGGCAGCTTTGTCCTCGGGCCGGACCCCGGCGTACACCCGATCGATGCCCAGTCGACCAGCGACGTCGTCGGCGACGGCCTGAGCGTCTCCGGTGATCATCACGACCTGTACACCGAGCGCGTGGAGTTCGTCCACGGCTTCGCGCGACTCCGGCCGGACCTCGTCGGCGAGCCGGATCGCTCCGGCGACGCGGTCGTCGACGAGCACGTGGAGGATGATCGCACCCTGCTCACGCCACGCCGCCGAGACGGGCAGCTCGTCGAGGCCCCGTTCGTCGAGCAGGTTGGGACCACCCACCCGGACCTCGTGCCCGTCGACGGACGCGGACACCCCCACCGCGGGTGACGAGGAGAAGTCCTGGGCGGCGAGCGTGTCGACCCCGTCGGCCCGGGCGGCACGCGTGATCGCCGACGCCAACGGGTGCTCACTGGCCGCCTCCGCGGCAGCCGCGAGGCTGAGCACCCGACG belongs to Gordonia sp. KTR9 and includes:
- a CDS encoding winged helix-turn-helix domain-containing protein — protein: MDLLLLTADPNPESVLPSLSLLAHTVRTAPTEVSSLMEAGNADVALVDARADLAAARGLCRLLGSTGSSVPVAAVLTEGGLVAVNADWGIDEFLLPGTGPAELDARLRLLVVRTRGVAAEESSGKVTLGELVIDEGTYTARLRGRPLDLTYKEFELLKYLAQNAGRVFTRAQLLQEVWGYDFFGGTRTVDVHVRRLRAKLGSEHESLIGTVRNVGYKAVRPTRGRAAAADTDLSDDEPAGPGPVGAEQADADDFDGALDGPDSFDEEFSASAGN
- a CDS encoding LmeA family phospholipid-binding protein yields the protein MPRIRKVLVIGIVAALAAVGVAVGVDVGAAVRGEYQLSRAIAESPRVTFDPEVTIAGFPFTSQSSAGHFAGATIAARGVELPGCEPVRGVCRGELGASLGPFDVADGSGFSPSDVLHTRSISAYTRLDAVTLARYLRIVDLTVSTPGPDGKAGAGGPQDGTVSRQSGVVFTGTVALPPRDGLDPADPPSASAYDGPKIRVSVSVDLTVVDGALDIRATGFYTGPERHLDAEVPPEMRTAVLDRFSMTLPRLPMAWDVTAERAESFGGDVQLVGDSGPAAVRPDRF
- a CDS encoding sulfurtransferase encodes the protein MARSDVLVSTEWAEQNLNADKTVFVEVDEDTSAYDGGHIAGAVKLDWKTDLQDPVRRDFVDAEQFGALLSERGIANDDTVILYGGNNNWFAAYAYWYFKLYGHNEVKLLDGGRKKWELDGRPLSSDAVSRPATTYKAGEPDLSIRAFRDEVVDAINVKNLVDVRSPDEFSGKILAPAHLPQEQSQRPGHIPSAINVPWSKAANEDGTFKSDEELKELYGEAGLDGSKDTIAYCRIGERSSHTWFVLKELLGHQNVKNYDGSWTEYGSLIGVPIELGEGK
- a CDS encoding DUF1416 domain-containing protein yields the protein MCAAPKQGQKLPAGVDVEKEVVLTGQVTDGSGSPVAGAFVRLLDSTGEFTAEVVASPTGDFRFFAAPGTWTLRALSAVGNGDVTISPEGPGIHEKDITVSK
- a CDS encoding FABP family protein is translated as MTSAPGGPAADNPGHPEPSDDGFVADAELRRSGDEAISQAEARAAESGSRERNIPTWDDLPLPADTANLRLGADLHPGLLALLPLVGVWRGEGEGHDPETDTDYHFAQQIVVSHDGQNFLAWESRSWVIDEDASYQQPDLRESGFWRIGEDDSIELLLAHAEGSIELFYGTPLNQTTWELATDVVIKAESGRRTGGAKRLYGLVADGDLAYVEERVDADGDLTPRLSAKLRRHVG